Below is a genomic region from Elusimicrobiota bacterium.
CGGCCACGGCGCTCCCCACCCGGGCCGCCCCCGTGATCAAGGCTGTTTTCCCTTGGAGGTCCATAAAATTAATTCGGGAAACCTTTTTCCGGATTTCCATCCGCCAGGGCTTCCAAAACGGTGATCGAAGGGGCGCCCGCCACCCATTCGGGAATCCGGCGCAGAAGTTCCCCGATGTGGGAGGACGCCATGTGCCGATCGATGTCCGGTTGGCCCCGCCACCGTTCCACGGTCATGAAAAAAGCGGGGTCCGCCGCGTCCCGATGGACGACGTACATCAAACACCCCTCTTCGCGCTGGCTCTCCCGGGCGACCCGCCGGAGGGCGTCCTCCAATATTTTTTCGGATCCTTTTTTGGCCCGGGCCTGGGCCACCACGGTCAACGCGCGCACGGCGCCTCCTTCGCAACGAACCGACAAGTGATTTAAGCAAAAAAGATAGAATTTGCGGGCCGTGAAGATCCCCGACATTCTCGCTCAGAAACGCCCCGCCTTTTCCTTTGAATTTTTTCCTCCCAAAACGGACGACGACGCCGCTCATTTGCTGGCCACCGCCCGCCAATTGAAGGAATTGGACCCGGCGTTCATCTCCGTCACTTGGGGCGCGGGGGGAAGCACTCGTCGGAAAACCCTGGACATCGTGAGCGCGGTGAAAAAGGATTTGGGCGTGGAAACGATGGCCCACCTGACCTGCGTGGGGGCCTCCCGGGAGGACATCGACGGGGTTTTAACCGAGATTCGCCAGCGCGGCATTAAAAACGTCCTGGCCCTCCGGGGAGATCCCCCGAAGGGATCGACCGCCTTTGTGACCCACCCCGGCGGTTTCTCCCACGCCAACGAATTGGTCGCGCACATTAAGAAATTCGGGGATTTCTGCGTCGGGGTGGCCGGCTATCCTGAAAAACACATCGAAGCCCCGTCCTTCGAGGCGGATTTGGACAACCTGAAGCGGAAAATGGACGCCGGGGCGGATTTTATCATCACGCAACTTTTCTTCGGCAACGACGACTTCCTTCGTTTCCGCGACAAGGCCTCGGCCCGGGGCGTCGTCGCGCCGATTCTGCCGGGGATCATGCCCGTGACGAACGTCGGACAGCTGAAACGTTTCACCACTCTCTGCGGCGCGAAGATTCCCAACGAACTCCTTCAGCGTTTGGAGGCGGTGCAGGAAGACGCCGAAGCGGTCATCCGCCTGGGCGTCGCCCACGCCGTTGGCCAGGGCCGCCGTCTGTTGGACGCCGGTGTGCCGGGAATCCATTTTTACACGCTCAACCGATCCCGCTCCACCGCCGACGTTTTAAAAGCCCTCCGCGCTCGCTGATCAATTCCCTCTTCCCGTCCAATCCCAGGGGCTTGACCCAGGGTCCCGGGGGGCCTACCCTTATTTTATGAGATGGAAACCACTGGTCGAGGTTCTGGGTTTCTATGGATTGGTCCTGGCGGCCATCTGGGGCGGACAATCCTTGAACCTTCACGGCCAGGTGTGGATCGGGGCCGTTCTTCTGTTGGGAGCCACCGTCGTTTCGAGTCGAAAACACGGGGACGGGCGGGAACGTCTGGGATTGGGGCGGAACACTTGGCGACCCGCGACCCGTTTGACCCTTCTATACGCCGGGCCGGTTTTGCTTCTTTTGGGTATCGCGGCTCTTTCCCGTCCCGCCCCGCCGTGGCCCAAGATTCTATTTGGTCTGGCGGGTTACCCCCTCTGGGCCTTCGCCCAGGAATACGCCCTGCTTAGTTTCGCTGCCAATCGGTTGGAGGAAGGTTTGGGTCAAAAACCGGTGTTGGTGGCGACCGTCAACAGCGTTCTTTTCGCGGCGGTGCACGCGCCGAACCCGGTCCTCGTGGGGGCGTGTCTTTTAAGCGGGTGGGCATTCACAAAGATATTTCTCAGAACCCGAAACATTTTGCCCCTGGCCCTGGCCCACGCCCTGGGAGGATTTCTATTGAGCTGGATACTGCTCCATCAATACAACGGAATGATGGTGGGCCCCGCTTATTGGAAATGGGCCGGTGTTCCCGGGCCCCATCCTTAACCCGGTTCACCAAGCGCTCCAGGTCGAACCCTTGCTGTCGGTGTGGCTGCAGTTCACTTTGACGAACCCGGGGAGTCCGAAGAAGGCTGGCCCGATAAGCATACCTGCCGAAAGGAAAGCGTCCGCGTCCACGCGCAGACGTTTTGCGTCGTGATAGAACCAAGTGTTGCCGGAATCGTTGGGCGGGTTCCGACCAAACGGCGTTGTTCGTCGTGTGGGTGCCCGCGGGGATGAGGGCGGTCGGGATGGAATCGAGATATTTTCCGCCGAGGGTGAGGCCCCCGAGCGTGCGGGGGTAGACATCCAGATTGTCGACGTAATAAATCGAAATCGCGCTTCGGATGGTCCCTACGGGGCTTGCCGCGACCTTTGAGGCGGCTTCGGCTTTTCTCACGAGATCGGCAAATTCTGGAGGGCGATGGCGGCCAACAATCCAATAATCGCCACCACCAACATCAATTCAATCAATGTGAAAGCCGAAATTGAAAACGGAAATAATCGAACCCGATGGAGAAAAGTCCGCCGGGATCGCCCAGATTTGCCGATCGCCGCATCAAAAATTCTGGAAACATGGAGTTTCATGGAGCCTCCCCCCATCAGCCTAGGCCCCAAAAAACACCCTGTCAAGTCAGCGCATTTTAATATTTAACGATCGGAGCGTTTACCAAGTGCTCCATGTTCGGGAGGTCGAGTCCGTGTGTTCGCAATTAATGGCCAAATAGCCTTGGTTTGGGTTGTAACGATAAGCGGCGCCGGTGTTGTCCGTGCAATCCCATTCGGAACAGTTGGTCCCCACCAAATTATTGGCCGCGTGCCCCGGGTAATTGGGAATTTGAACCAGCGGCATTTCACTTAAATAGCGATTTCCGCTGGTCAAGGCGACGCCGAGGTCGATGGGGAAGGTCCCCTCGGTGTCGGCGTAATAAATGCTGATGGCGCTTCGAATCGTTCCCAGCTTGCCCCGCAAGGCCGCCTCCCGGGATTTCCCCAGCATATTGGAAAATCGCGGGAACGCCACGGCGGAAAGCAGACTGATGATCGCGACCACAATCATCATTTCCACCAAGGTAAACGCTCCCGGGGACCGGCGATTCATGGGCTCGATTTCGCGGAGTCGTCCACCGAACTTTCGGTGGGTTCGCCCAATCGAAAGCCCTTTTTCACTGTGCATTGCAAATGGACGTCCACGGCCTGCACGTGCGTGCGAACCCATCCCAGGATGAAAAATTTTAATTCTCTGGCCAAATCCGGCGTGGGGCCATTGATCTCGAATTCTTTCTTCAGCAACGCAAATTTGTTTGAAAATTCGCGGTGTTCGGCCTGGTTCAAGCACAGGGCCGCGCAGCGCCCTTTGGCCATGGTCCGCTCCTCGCATCGGAAATGTATTCGCGCGTAGGATTCCAATTCGCCAAACGAATCGCGGATTCCGGAAAGATCCGCCCGGTCGAGCGCCTCGATCAATTTGTTCATCAAATCGAAAAGGCGT
It encodes:
- a CDS encoding antibiotic biosynthesis monooxygenase encodes the protein MRALTVVAQARAKKGSEKILEDALRRVARESQREEGCLMYVVHRDAADPAFFMTVERWRGQPDIDRHMASSHIGELLRRIPEWVAGAPSITVLEALADGNPEKGFPN
- the metF gene encoding methylenetetrahydrofolate reductase [NAD(P)H] yields the protein MKIPDILAQKRPAFSFEFFPPKTDDDAAHLLATARQLKELDPAFISVTWGAGGSTRRKTLDIVSAVKKDLGVETMAHLTCVGASREDIDGVLTEIRQRGIKNVLALRGDPPKGSTAFVTHPGGFSHANELVAHIKKFGDFCVGVAGYPEKHIEAPSFEADLDNLKRKMDAGADFIITQLFFGNDDFLRFRDKASARGVVAPILPGIMPVTNVGQLKRFTTLCGAKIPNELLQRLEAVQEDAEAVIRLGVAHAVGQGRRLLDAGVPGIHFYTLNRSRSTADVLKALRAR
- a CDS encoding CPBP family intramembrane metalloprotease is translated as MRWKPLVEVLGFYGLVLAAIWGGQSLNLHGQVWIGAVLLLGATVVSSRKHGDGRERLGLGRNTWRPATRLTLLYAGPVLLLLGIAALSRPAPPWPKILFGLAGYPLWAFAQEYALLSFAANRLEEGLGQKPVLVATVNSVLFAAVHAPNPVLVGACLLSGWAFTKIFLRTRNILPLALAHALGGFLLSWILLHQYNGMMVGPAYWKWAGVPGPHP
- a CDS encoding prepilin-type N-terminal cleavage/methylation domain-containing protein — its product is MKLHVSRIFDAAIGKSGRSRRTFLHRVRLFPFSISAFTLIELMLVVAIIGLLAAIALQNLPIS
- a CDS encoding type II secretion system protein — translated: MNRRSPGAFTLVEMMIVVAIISLLSAVAFPRFSNMLGKSREAALRGKLGTIRSAISIYYADTEGTFPIDLGVALTSGNRYLSEMPLVQIPNYPGHAANNLVGTNCSEWDCTDNTGAAYRYNPNQGYLAINCEHTDSTSRTWSTW
- a CDS encoding hemerythrin family protein; this encodes MALRWTKLLYGTGVELIDAQHRRLFDLMNKLIEALDRADLSGIRDSFGELESYARIHFRCEERTMAKGRCAALCLNQAEHREFSNKFALLKKEFEINGPTPDLARELKFFILGWVRTHVQAVDVHLQCTVKKGFRLGEPTESSVDDSAKSSP